The following are encoded in a window of Oncorhynchus clarkii lewisi isolate Uvic-CL-2024 unplaced genomic scaffold, UVic_Ocla_1.0 unplaced_contig_1782_pilon_pilon, whole genome shotgun sequence genomic DNA:
- the LOC139401073 gene encoding glycerol-3-phosphate dehydrogenase, mitochondrial-like yields MKLDYEQYMMVKEALHERSNLLDIAPHLSAPLPIMLPVYKWWQLPYYWAGIKMYDLVAGGQCLKSSYVLSKNKALELFPMLKKDKLVGAIVYYDGQHNDARMNLAIALTAARHGAAIANYTEVVHLLKKTDTGTGKEKVCGARCRDVITGNEFDVRAKCVINATGPFTDSLRKMDDGKNINICQPSAGVHIVIPGYYSPDNMGLLDPATSDGRVIFFLPWEKMTIAGTTDTPTDITAHPIPREEDINFILNEVRNYLSPDVEVRRGDVLAAWSGIRPLVTDPNSKDTQSICRNHIVNVSDSGLVTIAGGKWTTYRSMAEETLDAAVAAHRLGGGPSKTVGLVLEGGQDWSPTLYIRLVQDYGLENEVAQHLAATYGGKAFDVAKMARVTGKRWPIVGNRLVSEFPYIESEVRYAVKEYACTAIDVIARRTRLGFLNVQAADEALPRIVDIMGKMLDWSDKKRTEELEAAKKFLYLEMGYRSRSEQLTGTTEITLDTQEVAKYSTSCLL; encoded by the exons ATGGTGGCAGCTGCCATACTACTGGGCTGGTATAAAGATGTACGACCTGGTCGCTGGAGGCCAGTGTCTGAAGAGCAGTTATGTCCTCAGTAAGAACAAGGCTCTGGAACTCTTCCCCATGCTGAAGAAAGACAAGCTGGTGGGAGCCATCGTCTACTATGATG GACAGCATAACGATGCTCGTATGAACCTGGCGATCGCCCTGACAGCAGCCAGACATGGTGCTGCCATCGCTAACTACACAGAGGTGGTCCACCTGCTGAAGAAAACAGACACAGGGACGGGCAAGGAGAAGGTCTGTGGGGCGCGCTGCAGGGACGTtatcacag GAAATGAATTTGACGTCAGAGCCAAATGTGTCATTAACGCCACGGGACCGTTCACGGACTCTCTGAGGAAGATGGACGACGGGAAAAACATTAACATCTGCCAGCCCAGTGCTGGGGTTCACATAGTTATCCCTGGTtattacag TCCTGACAACATGGGTCTCCTGGACCCGGCAACCAGCGACGGCCGTGTCATCTTCTTCCTGCCCTGGGAGAAGATGACCATAGCCGGGACGACGGACACGCCCACTGACATCACCGCCCACCCCATCCCAAGGGAGGAAGACATCAACTTCATCCTGAACGAAGTCCGCAACTACCTCAGCCCTGATGTAGAGG tgaggagaggagatgtcctGGCAGCGTGGAGTGGTATCCGTCCTCTGGTCACTGACCCCAACTCTAAAGACACCCAGTCCATCTGCAGGAACCACATAGTCAACGTCAGCGACAGCGGCCTGGTCACCATTGCAG GTGGGAAGTGGACAACGTACCGCTCCATGGCAGAGGAGACCCTGGACGCCGCGGTTGCAGCCCACAGGCTGGGGGGCGGGCCCAGTAAGACAGTGGGCCTGGTGCTGGAGGGGGGCCAAGACTGGAGCCCCACCTTGTACATCCGACTGGTGCAGGACTACGGCCTGGAGAATGAG GTTGCCCAGCACCTGGCAGCAACGTACGGGGGGAAAGCATTCGACGTGGCCAAGATGGCGCGCGTCACTGGGAAGAGGTGGCCCATCGTAGGGAATAGACTGGTCTCTGAATTCCCTTACATTGAGAGTGAG GTGAGGTATGCTGTTAAGGAATATGCCTGTACGGCCATCGATGTGATCGCCAGGCGCACACGGCTGGGTTTCCTCAACGTGCAGGCTGCTGATGAGGCTCTGCCACGCATCGTAGACATCATGGGCAAGATGCTGGACTGGAGCGACAAGAAGAGGACG GAGGAGCTGGAAGCTGCTAAGAAGTTCCTGTACCTTGAGATGGGCTACAGGTCCCGCTCTGAGCAGCTGACCGGGACCACAGAGATCACACTGGACACACAGGAAGTGGCAAAGTACTCTACTTCCTGTCTACTTTAG